Proteins co-encoded in one Nicotiana sylvestris chromosome 7, ASM39365v2, whole genome shotgun sequence genomic window:
- the LOC104237412 gene encoding uncharacterized protein — protein MADVVVVKSWRDELASLVEDSGIRFAADAIEISTPAFSTPVYEEKRSVYESPATEEVAAEPESFKDQIEGFAKAWGEMLVELVRGCRDVVQQSLLTEESYIVQKTKGPLGEVSRRLSVLNELLPEDRDPVHAWPVIFFVFILALSALSVNSKQDTSGTQVKEVYIHPPCATRIVLPDGRHMAYHEIGVPPDSARYSVIAPHGFLSSRLGGIPGVKMSLLEEFGIRLITYDLPGFGESDPHPERNLNSSALDMQYLADGLGVNGKFWLLGYSSGAIHVWAAMKFIPDRVAGVAMFSPFVNPYESSMTKEEMAGTWEKWTRKRKLMYYLARRFPKFLDYFYRCRFLSGKHGQIDKYLSLSLGQKDKALISEPSFEEFWHRDVEESIRQGSSKPFIEEASLQVSNWGFSLVDLQIQEKCSGKGILSWLKFGYGQVKCELTGFLGPVHIWQGLDDQVVPHQMTDYVARILPRVVMHKLPDEGHFSYFFFCDECHRQMFLTIFGSPQGPLENSSDAPTEDDGEQEATNLGEEEATNLDLAAQ, from the exons ATGGCGGATGTTGTAGTTGTGAAGTCATGGCGAGACGAGCTAGCAAGCTTAGTGGAGGATAGTGGGATAAGGTTCGCTGCAGATGCGATAGAAATCTCAACTCCGGCGTTTTCCACGCCGGTGTACGAGGAGAAGAGATCGGTGTACGAATCACCGGCGACCGAGGAGGTTGCGGCGGAGCCAGAGAGCTTTAAGGATCAAATTGAGGGTTTTGCGAAGGCTTGGGGAGAAATGTTGGTGGAATTAGTGAGAGGTTGTAGAGATGTGGTGCAACAAAGCCTATTGACTGAGGAATCATACATTGTGCAGAAAACGAAAGGTCCTTTGGGTGAGGTATCGAGGAGGTTGAGTGTTTTGAACGAGCTTTTGCCGGAGGATCGTGATCCGGTGCATGCTTGGCCCGTCATTTTCTTCGTCTTCATCCTCGCCCTCTCCG CATTGAGTGTAAATAGTAAACAAGATACTTCAGGCACGCAAGTGAAAGAAGTGTACATACATCCTCCTTGTGCTACTCGTATAGTGCTTCCAGACGGTAGACATATGGCATATCATGAGATAGGAGTTCCACCTGATAGTGCTAGATATTCTGTAATTGCTCCACATGGCTTTCTCTCTTCTCGACTTGGAG GTATACCCGGAGTGAAAATGTCTCTTCTTGAAGAGTTTGGCATTCGCTTGATAACATATGACCTTCCAGGTTTTGGAGAGAGTGATCCTCACCCTGAACGAAACCTTAATTCATCTGCTCTGGATATGCAATACTTGGCAGATGGTCTAGGAGTTAATGGTAAATTCTGGCTTTTGGGATACTCAAGTGGAGCAATACATGTTTGGGCTGCAATGAAATTTATTCCTGATCGAGTTGCAG GCGTAGCCATGTTTTCCCCCTTTGTCAACCCATATGAATCAAGCATGACTAAGGAAGAGATGGCAGGAACTTGGGAAAAGTGGACAAGGAAAAGGAAATTGATGTACTATTTAGCTCGAAGATTTCCAAAATTTCTTGATTACTTCTATCGCTGCAGATTTCTATCTGGAAAGCATGGTCAAATTGATAAATACCTGTCTCTGTCGCTGGGACAAAAG GATAAAGCGCTGATCAGCGAACCGTCCTTTGAAGAGTTCTGGCACAGGGATGTTGAGGAGTCAATACGTCAGGGTAGCTCGAAGCCATTTATAGAGGAAGCTTCACTTCAAGTATCAAATTGGGGGTTTAGCCTTGTGGATCTTCAAATTCAAGAAAAGTGTTCCGGTAAAGGGATCCTATCATGGCTTAAGTTTGGTTATGGTCAAGTCAAGTGTGAATTGACTGGATTTCTAGGACCAGTTCATATATGGCAG GGGTTGGATGATCAGGTTGTACCGCACCAAATGACTGACTATGTGGCTAGGATTCTGCCAAGAGTGGTGATGCACAAGCTTCCCGATGAGGGCCACTTTTCCTATTTCTTCTTCTGTGATGAATGCCATAGACAAATGTTCCTGACCATTTTCGGAAGCCCTCAGGGACCTCTTGAAAATAGCAGTGATGCTCCAACGGAAGATGATGGAGAACAGGAAGCTACGAATTTAGGAGAGGAGGAAGCTACAAATCTTGATTTGGCAGCACAATGA
- the LOC104237413 gene encoding mitochondrial import inner membrane translocase subunit TIM14-2, with product MPAPLVAGLAIAAAAYAGRYGIQAWKAFKARPPTARMRKFYEGGFQPKMNRREAALILGVRESVQADKVREAHRKVMVANHPDAGGSHYLASKINEAKDTLLGNTKNSGSAF from the exons ATG CCTGCACCATTGGTAGCAGGACTGGCTATAGCTGCCGCTGCATATGCTGGAAGGTATGGAATCCAGGCATGGAAAGCATTCAAGGCCAGACCTCCGACTGCAAGAATGCGTAAGTTTTATGAAGGAGGTTTTCAGCCTAAAATGAACAGGAGGGAAGCAGCTCTTATTCTTGGAGTCAG GGAAAGCGTTCAAGCAGATAAAGTGAGGGAAGCGCATAGGAAGGTGATGGTAGCTAACCATCCAGACGCAGGAGGTAGTCACTACCTTGCTTCTAAAATTAATGAAGCCAAAGACACCTTGCTTGGAAATACGAAGAACAGTGGATCTGCATTTTAG
- the LOC104237414 gene encoding protein IQ-DOMAIN 2-like, with amino-acid sequence MNEKKMGRKGSWFSSVKKALSPDPKEKADKKASKSKKKWFGKEKQTLPDSSTVVTATVSPPRPALPVEEVKFDEVEEEQTKHAYSVAVATAAAAEAAVAAAHAAAEVVRLTTVNQFTGKSNEEVAAIRVQTAFRGYLARRALKALRGLVRLKSLVDGPTAKRQTANALKCMQTSSRVQSQISSRRIRMLEENRALQRQLMQKHAKELESLRRGEEWDDSLQSQKQVEASLLSKYEAAIRRERALAYSYSHQQTWKKSSRSANLLFMDPTNPQWGWSWLERWTGARPWETQSLSEKERKNDQMSVRSMSITGGEIAKAFARHQLNSELPSSPTTPSKPRTSVTARKLKSASPRVSAINQDDDDARSMFSLQSERNRRHSIAGSSIRDDESLASSPSVPSYMASTKSAKAKTRLQSPLGVENGTPEKGSAGPVKKRLSYPPSPARPRRHSGPPKINSTSLNTSITENNVNVVVN; translated from the exons ATGAATGAAAAGAAGATGGGGAGGAAAGGAAGCTGGTTTTCTTCTGTAAAGAAGGCTCTGAGCCCTGATCCTAAGGAAAAGGCAGACAAG AAAGCAAGTAAATCAAAGAAGAAATGGTTCGGGAAAGAAAAGCAGACGCTCCCCGATTCTTCGACTGTGGTGACCGCCACAGTGTCGCCTCCTCGTCCTGCCCTTCCTGTGGAAGAGGTCAAATTTGATGAAGTGGAAGAGGAGCAGACGAAACATGCTTATTCGGTCGCAGTTGCCACAGCTGCTGCTGCTGAAGCTGCTGTTGCAGCTGCCCACGCTGCTGCAGAGGTTGTTCGATTAACTACAGTGAACCAATTCACTGGCAAATCAAATGAGGAAGTAGCTGCAATCCGAGTTCAGACTGCCTTCCGAGGTTATCTG GCGAGGAGGGCATTGAAGGCCTTAAGGGGACTCGTCAGACTCAAATCACTTGTTGATGGACCTACTGCCAAACGACAAACTGCAAATGCTCTCAAATGCATGCAGACTTCATCTCGTGTTCAATCTCAGATTAGCTCTAGAAGGATCAGGATGTTGGAGGAGAACCGAGCTCTCCAGAGGCAGCTTATGCAGAAGCATGCGAAAGAACTCGAGAGTTTGAGG AGAGGAGAGGAATGGGATGATAGTCTACAATCACAGAAGCAGGTTGAAGCTAGCTTGCTCAGCAAATATGAAGCTGCAATTAGACGAGAAAGAGCGCTTGCATATTCATATTCTCATCAG CAAACCTGGAAGAAATCGTCAAGATCTGCCAATTTGTTATTCATGGATCCAACGAATCCTCAGTGGGGTTGGAGCTGGTTAGAGCGGTGGACGGGTGCTAGGCCTTGGGAAACTCAAAGCTTATCTGAGAAAGAACGTAAAAATGATCAGATGTCTGTTAGAAGCATGAGCATTACTGGAGGAGAAATTGCCAAGGCGTTTGCCCGTCATCAGCTGAATTCTGAACTCCCTTCATCACCTACTACTCCTTCGAAGCCAAGAACTTCAGTAACAGCGAGAAAGCTGAAATCAGCAAGCCCAAGAGTTAGTGCAATAAAccaagatgatgatgatgctcgAAGCATGTTTAGCTTGCAATCAGAACGGAACAGGAGGCATAGCATTGCAGGGTCATCCATACGAGATGACGAGAGCTTGGCGAGCTCTCCCTCAGTCCCAAGTTACATGGCCTCTACAAAGTCTGCAAAAGCAAAAACACGGTTGCAGAGTCCATTGGGCGTAGAGAACGGCACACCAGAAAAGGGATCGGCAGGGCCTGTGAAGAAGCGGCTATCTTATCCACCTTCACCTGCCCGGCCAAGGCGACATTCAGGCCCACCAAAGATTAACAGCACCTCATTGAACACCTCCATCACTGAGAATAATGTGAACGTTGTCGTCAACTAA
- the LOC138874022 gene encoding uncharacterized protein, which produces MPETVVPKAKAPLPRPPLPYPQRLEKQKKENQFKKFIYMMKSLSINVPLMEALEQMSGYAKFMKDLMTKKRSMDYETIKMTHQVNAIVHSMTLKLEDPGAFTIPCTIGSADFAKALWELTFRVGDEKVVFHVCKSMKHPNSSKVCSFVDLVMAVIVDDTSAMINVEDPLEAVDTTLVVLQKRKKAIEWTLADIRGISPIFCMQKIILEDDAKPSLEHQRRLHEAISFLKRDKMKYLHDKYARSKEFKVRDLVLLFNSRLRLFSGKLKSKWSGPFEVVVVTPFGAFDLKTKNGEVFRVNGHRVKHYDSHVVALIDLK; this is translated from the exons atgccggaaacggttgtgcctaaagccaaggctcctttgccaaggccacctttaccttatcctcaaaggctcgagAAGCAGAAAAaggagaatcagtttaaaaagtttatttacatgatgaagagcttatccattaacgTGCCTTTGATGGAGGCTCTAGagcaaatgtcgggttatgctaaattcatgaaggacttaatgacaaagaaaagatccatggattatgaaactatcaagatgacccaccaagttaatGCAATCGTGCACTCAATGACCCTGAAGttagaagatcccggtgctttcaccattccttgcaccattgggagtgcggactttgcaaaagctttat gggaactcaccttccgggtgggtgatgagaaagtggtctttcatgtgtgcaagtctatGAAGCATCCCAATAGTTCtaaagtgtgctcttttgtggatcttgtcatggcggtgatagttgatgatactagtgcaatgatcaatgtggaggaccctctagaggcg GTTGATACCACATtggtggtgcttcaaaagcggaagaaggcaattgaatggaccttagctgatattcgggggataagccccatATTCTGTATGCAAAAGATTattttggaagatgatgcaaagccttccttggaacatcaaaggaggttgcaCGAGGCAAt ttcgttcTTAAAAAGGGACAAGATGAAGtatcttcatgacaaatatgctcgcagcaaggagttcaaagtgagggatttggttctcttgttcaactcccggttacgtctaTTTTCGGGAAaacttaagtcgaaatggagtggaccctTTGAAGTGGTGGTTGTGACTCCTTTTGGTGCATTTGATTTGAAAACCAAAAATGGAgaggtcttcagagttaatgggcaccgggtcaagcactatgacagccacgtggtggcactgatCGATctcaagtga